In Prunus dulcis chromosome 2, ALMONDv2, whole genome shotgun sequence, a single genomic region encodes these proteins:
- the LOC117617660 gene encoding pentatricopeptide repeat-containing protein At4g01570, whose translation MRHGRPFLVKEQCSASQLGDILLVASITKTLSSSGTRNLPDPHTLSLSEPLLLQILRAQSLHPSKKVDFFKWCSLTHNIKHSARTYSHILRTASRAGFLHEVPHLLHSMKEDGVVIDSQTFKALLDAFIRSGKFDYALEILDIMEEVGASLNTDMYNSILVALVRKNQVGLAMSILLKLLEGGCSSQVPNSIASNELLVALRKADMRVEFKQVFDKLRENKGFEMDNWGYNICIHAFGCWGDLGTSLSLFKEMKDSNLESVGPDLPTYNSLIHVLCLVGKVNDALTVWEELKGSGHEPDAITYRILIQGCCKSYRIDEATNIFSQMQLNGYIPDTIVYNSLLDGLFKARKVNDGCHLFEKMIQNGVRASTWTYNILVDGLFKNGRAEAAYTLFCDLKKKGQFVDGVTYSIVVLQYCKEGLLEKALGLVEEMERRGFAVDLVTISSLLIGLYKEGRWDWTDKLMKHIRDGNLVPSVLKWKADMEASMKTPQSSRKDYTQLFPSKGDFSEIMSLINSANSTMDADLDSEDARVKGDDKNVSTDTDQWSSSPYMDQLANQLKPIDHSSQLFSLSRGQRVQDKGESSFDIDMVNTFLSLFLAKGKLSLACKLFEIFSDLGENPVSYTYNSMMSSFVKKGYFNEAWGVLNEMGEKVCPTDIATYNVIIQGLGKMGRADLASCVLDKLMKQGGYLDVVMYNTLINALGKASRIDEVNKLFGQMKSSGINPDVVTFNTLIEVHSKAGRLKEAYKFLKMMLDAGCSPNHVTDTTLDFLGKEIEKLRYQKASMVRNKDDFR comes from the coding sequence ATGCGCCATGGAAGGCCTTTCCTGGTCAAAGAGCAGTGCAGTGCTTCTCAACTGGGAGACATACTGCTTGTGGCCTCCATCACTAAGACTCTCTCAAGCTCAGGTACTCGCAACCTCCCCGACCCTCACACCCTCTCGCTCTCCGAGCCTCTTCTGCTTCAAATCCTCCGCGCCCAATCCCTCCACCCTTCCAAAAAAGTCGACTTTTTCAAATGGTGCTCTCTCACGCATAACATCAAACACTCGGCGCGCACCTACTCCCACATCCTCCGCACCGCTTCCCGCGCCGGTTTCCTCCACGAGGTCCCGCATTTGCTTCACTCCATGAAAGAAGATGGGGTTGTGATTGATTCCCAGACCTTCAAAGCCTTGCTCGACGCGTTTATTCGTTCAGGTAAGTTTGACTATGCCCTTGAAATCTTGGACATTATGGAAGAGGTGGGTGCTAGCTTGAACACAGATATGTATAACTCGATTCTTGTTGCTCTGGTTAGGAAAAACCAGGTGGGTTTAGCGATGTCCATTTTGCTAAAGCTTCTGGAAGGAGGCTGCTCCTCCCAGGTACCCAATTCCATTGCCTCCAATGAATTGCTGGTTGCTCTTAGAAAAGCTGACATGAGGGTTGAGTTTAAGCAAGTGTTTGATAAGCTTAGAGAGAATAAGGGGTTTGAGATGGATAATTGGGGGTACAATATTTGTATTCATGCATTTGGGTGTTGGGGTGATCTGGGTACTAGTCTAAGCCTCTTCAAGGAGATGAAAGACTCTAACTTGGAATCAGTGGGTCCAGATTTGCCTACTTATAATAGCCTCATTCATGTGCTCTGCTTGGTTGGGAAGGTGAATGATGCACTTACTGTATGGGAGGAATTGAAGGGCTCTGGCCATGAGCCTGACGCCATCACCTATCGAATTCTTATTCAAGGATGTTGTAAATCTTATCGAATAGATGAAGCCACCAACATTTTTAGTCAAATGCAGCTCAATGGATATATCCCGGATACCATTGTTTATAATTCTCTCCTAGATGGGTTATTCAAGGCCAGGAAGGTTAATGATGGCTGCCACctgtttgagaaaatgattcaGAACGGGGTGAGAGCCTCAACGTGGACGTATAATATTCTCGTTGATGGTTTATTTAAGAATGGAAGAGCTGAGGCTGCTTACACCCTATTTTGTGACTTAAAGAAGAAGGGTCAGTTTGTGGATGGTGTTACATACAGCATTGTTGTGTTGCAATATTGTAAGGAAGGTCTGCTTGAGAAAGCGTTAGGGTTGGTGGAAGAAATGGAAAGGAGAGGCTTTGCTGTTGATTTAGTTACCATATCATCACTCTTGATTGGGTTGTATAAAGAAGGTAGGTGGGATTGGACAGACAAACTCATGAAGCATATTAGAGATGGTAATCTAGTGCCGAGTGTTCTTAAATGGAAGGCCGATATGGAGGCTTCAATGAAAACTCCGCAGAGCAGCAGAAAGGATTACACACAATTGTTCCCAAGTAAAGGTGACTTTAGCGAGATTATGAGTTTAATAAACTCTGCTAACTCAACAATGGATGCAGACCTTGATTCAGAGGATGCCAGAGTTAAAGGTGATGATAAGAATGTATCCACCGATACTGATCAGTGGTCATCATCTCCATATATGGATCAATTGGCTAATCAGCTTAAGCCCATTGACCACTCCTCTCAGCTGTTTTCATTGTCTAGAGGGCAAAGAGTTCAGGACAAAGGGGAAAGCTCATTTGATATTGATATGGTCAATacttttttgtctttattCTTGGCCAAGGGAAAGCTGAGCTTAGCTTGCAAATTGTTTGAGATTTTCAGTGATCTGGGTGAAAACCCAGTGAGTTACACTTATAATTCCATGATGAGTTCGTTCGTCAAGAAGGGCTACTTCAATGAGGCATGGGGTGTACTCAATGAAATGGGAGAAAAGGTTTGCCCCACAGACATAGCAACATACAATGTGATAATTCAAGGCCTGGGGAAGATGGGAAGAGCGGATTTAGCCAGTTGTGTTCTGGATAAACTAATGAAGCAGGGTGGGTATCTTGACGTGGTTATGTATAACACCTTGATTAATGCGCTGGGGAAGGCTAGCCGGATTGATGAAGTAAACAAGCTCTTTGGGCAGATGAAGAGTAGTGGAATAAATCCTGATGTTGTCACTTTTAATACACTTATTGAAGTTCATAGTAAAGCAGGTCGACTCAAAGAAGCAtataaatttttgaaaatgatGCTGGATGCAGGCTGCTCCCCCAACCATGTTACAGACACTACTTTAGATTTTCTGGGTAAGGAGATTGAGAAATTGAGATATCAGAAGGCATCCATGGTGCGTAATAAGGATGATTTCCGctga
- the LOC117617661 gene encoding probable inactive purple acid phosphatase 29 produces MTMKEVKIPFLIVVVVVAALLPIWVLAAAKQHHQEGGEKKKLRFGSDGQFKILQVADMHYGNGKTTTCLDVFPSQFPTCSDLNTTAFVHRMIQAEKPNLIVFTGDNIYGFDAADAATSLNEAFAPAISSNIPWAAVMGNHDQESDLSREGVMKHIVGLQDTLAQVNPSDQDVIDGFGNYNLEVSGVEGSGFENKSVLNLYFLDSGDYSTVPSISGYGWIKPSQQYWFERTSAKLRKAYTSKPQAQKAPAPGLTFFHIPLPEFASFDSSNFTGVRQEGISSASVNSGFFTTMVAAGDVKAAFIGHDHLNDFCGELSGINLCYAGGFGYHAYGKAGWNRRSRVVVASLEKSEKGGWGAVKSIKTWKRLDDQHLTAIDGQVLWSKSSAGMRRKKPVGGT; encoded by the exons ATGACGATGAAGGAGGTAAAGATTCCATTTTTaatagtggtggtggtggtggcggctTTGCTTCCCATATGGGTCTTGGCTGCAGCAAAACAACACCACCAAGAAGGAggtgagaagaagaagctgaggTTTGGGTCAGATGGGCAGTTTAAGATTCTGCAAGTGGCTGATATGCACTATGGGAATGGCAAGACCACGACTTGTTTGGACGTGTTTCCGAGCCAGTTTCCAACTTGCTCTGACCTCAACACCACCGCCTTTGTTCACCGCATGATTCAAGCTGAGAAGCCCAATCTCATTGTTTTCACCG GAGATAACATATATGGGTTTGATGCCGCGGATGCTGCTACGTCTTTGAATGAGGCATTTGCCCCAGCAATCTCGTCCAACATCCCATGGGCAGCTGTTATGGGGAATCATGATCAGGAATCCGACCTTTCGAGGGAAGGGGTCATGAAACACATAGTTGGGTTGCAGGACACTCTGGCTCAAGTTAATCCTTCGGACCAAGATGTTATTGATGGTTTTGGGAACTACAACCTGGAGGTCTCCGGAGTTGAGGGCTCTGGTTTTGAAAACAAATCGGTTCTTAATCTCTACTTCCTTGACAGTGGAGATTACTCCACGGTTCCCTCCATAAGTGGCTATGGTTGGATCAAACCCTCCCAGCAATATTGGTTCGAACGAACTTCTGCAAAGCTTCGG AAAGCATACACGAGCAAGCCACAGGCACAGAAAGCACCTGCGCCAGGGCTCACATTCTTTCACATACCATTACCAGAATTTGCTAGTTTTGACTCATCAAACTTTACAGGAGTGAGGCAGGAAGGAATTAGCTCTGCTTCTGTGAACTCTGGCTTCTTCACAACCATGGTCGCAGCAGGAGATGTGAAGGCAGCTTTCATAGGCCATGATCACCTCAATGACTTCTGTGGGGAGCTATCTGGTATAAACCTTTGTTATGCTGGGGGTTTTGGATATCACGCTTATGGGAAGGCTGGATGGAATAGGAGATCAAGGGTGGTGGTAGCGAGCTTAGAGAAATCCGAAAAGGGAGGTTGGGGAGCAGTCAAGTCAATCAAAACTTGGAAGCGCCTTGATGATCAGCACCTCACTGCTATTGATGGTCAGGTTCTCTGGAGCAAGAGCTCTGCGG GTATGCGTAGAAAGAAACCCGTTGGTGGTACTTGA
- the LOC117617662 gene encoding uncharacterized protein C594.04c — MYLLLQPTMAGGNLKNAVVAFLAPLPSIIFYLIFLSNNHHQTDGILSPLWAWCSHHPLLLANVLFFLNVNVLFWVISQVLKSHWMIDLYWTVIPVMLVHYYGSHPLADYNWWRSTIVVLMTWVWSLRLSHNYFRRENWQWGAREDWRFTDMSSQYGKHWWWISFFAVYLSQQVFLIGVCLPMYVIHSVNVPLNIWDIIAVIVCISGIVVAYCADTQLHDFVSRNNKLKELGKPVVPNLDEGLWRYSRHPNYFGEQLWWWGLVIFAWSLGHGWAFVGSLINTMCLAYVTTLVERRMLKQDYRAEAYRRYQKTTSVWIPWFKSSPGGKDKNA, encoded by the exons ATGTACCTACTTCTACAACCAACCATGGCTGGTGGTAACTTGAAGAATGCAGTCGTAGCATTTCTGGCTCCCCTTCCCTCCATTATCTTCTACCTCATATTCCTCAGCAACAACCATCACCAAACAGATGggattctctctcctctctggGCGTGGTGCTCCCACCACCCTCTTCTCTTAGCCAAtgtcctcttcttcctcaacgTCAATGTCCTCTTCTGGGTCATCAGCCAAGTTCTAAAAAGCCACTGG ATGATCGATTTGTATTGGACTGTGATACCTGTAATGCTTGTTCATTACTATGGCTCTCACCCTCTGGCTGATTATAACTGGTGGCGCTCAACGATCGTAGTTTTGATGACTTGGGTTTGGAGCCTCAGGCTTTCCCACAACTACTTTAGGCGGGAAAATTGGCAATGGGGTGCAAGAGAGGACTGGAGGTTCACCGATATGAGCTCACAGTATGGGAAGCACTGGTGGTGGATTTCCTTCTTCGCCGTCTACCTCTCTCAGCAG GTTTTTCTGATTGGGGTATGCCTTCCAATGTATGTGATCCACTCAGTTAATGTGCCACTGAACATATGGGATATTATTGCCGTCATTGTCTGCATTTCTGGCATTGTTGTAGCATACTGTGCCGACACGCAGCTCCACGACTTTGTAAGCAGAAACAACAAGCTGAAAGAGCTTGGAAAGCCAGTTGTCCCCAATCTTGATGAGGGGTTGTGGCGTTATTCACGGCATCCCAACTACTTTGGAGAGCAGTTGTGGTGGTGGGGACTAGTTATATTTGCATGGAGCCTGGGACATGGATGGGCCTTTGTTGGATCTCTCATCAATACAATGTGTTTAGCTTATGTGACTACTCTTGTGGAACGGCGAATGCTGAAACAAGATTACAGAGCAGAAGCATACAGGCGATATCAGAAGACAACCTCTGTGTGGATACCTTGGTTCAAGTCATCCCCAGGAGGAAAAGATAAGAATGCTTAA